One Phaseolus vulgaris cultivar G19833 chromosome 4, P. vulgaris v2.0, whole genome shotgun sequence DNA window includes the following coding sequences:
- the LOC137836438 gene encoding laccase-15-like, with translation MWLSKKIIFLQTLLCFFLVGISCKRLTEHKFVVKEAHYRRLCSKKPILTVNGHFPGPTIRVHHGQTIYVNVHNKGKSNITLHWHGVKQPRNPWSDGPEYITQCPIKPGGKFRQKLIFSCEEGTLWWHAHSDWARATVHGPIFIYPKKGESYPFPKPHAEVPIVLGEWWKSQVKDVYEEFLRTGGTPNTSDAITINGQPGDLFPCSKSETFKLNVHHGKTYFLRIVNAAMNIIFFFSVSKHNLTVVGADGGYTKPLIRDYIVISPGQTVDVLLHANQKPNHYYMAARAYSSVFGLPFNNATTTARIHYKRNHAPTNSPPLPYFPDYNDTNAVLDYYVSLKGLTETYPHEVPKHITTHILTTLSINTLPCRKDQTCAGPNGTRLTSTMNNISFNAPSIDILEAYYYHINGVFDRGFPRFPPLKFDYTAEYLPLDLEIPKKGTKVAVIKYGSTMEMVFQGTNLVTGIDHPIHVHGFSIFAVGYGLGNFDKEKDPISYNLYDPPLINTILVPKNGWAAIRFHALNPGVWFVHCHLDRHLSWGMETVLIVTNGKRDAVILPPPPDMPPC, from the exons ATGTGGCTTAGCAAGAAGATTATCTTCCTTCAAACTTTGCTGTGTTTTTTCTTAGTTGGAATCAGTTGCAAAAGACTGACTGAACACAAATTTGTT GTCAAAGAAGCTCATTATAGAAGACTCTGCAGCAAGAAACCCATATTAACAGTGAATGGACATTTTCCAGGTCCAACTATTAGAGTCCACCATGGTCAAACGATATATGTGAATGTTCACAACAAGGGGAAATCCAACATCACCTTGCACTG GCATGGAGTGAAGCAACCAAGGAATCCATGGTCAGATGGCCCTGAATACATCACTCAGTGTCCCATCAAACCAGGAGGAAAATTCAGGCAAAAGTTGATTTTTTCCTGTGAGGAAGGGACCCTATGGTGGCATGCTCATAGTGACTGGGCAAGAGCCACAGTTCATGGACCTATCTTTATATATCCAAAAAAGGGTGAATCCTACCCTTTTCCCAAACCACATGCAGAAGTTCCCATAGTATTAG GAGAATGGTGGAAGAGTCAAGTCAAAGATGTCTATGAAGAATTTCTCAGAACTGGAGGAACCCCAAATACTTCTGATGCAATCACTATAAATGGTCAACCTGGTGACCTTTTTCCCTGCTCAAAGTCAG AAACATTCAAATTAAATGTACACCATGGCAAGACTTATTTTCTGCGCATTGTCAATGCTGCAATgaatatcattttctttttctctgttTCAAAGCACAATCTCACAGTTGTTGGTGCTGATGGTGGCTACACTAAGCCACTGATAAGAGATTACATAGTGATATCTCCAGGACAAACAGTGGATGTACTATTGCATGCCAACCAAAAACCTAATCACTACTACATGGCTGCAAGGGCATATTCAAGTGTATTTGGACTTCCCTTTAATAATGCCACAACCACAGCTAGGATACACTACAAGAGGAATCATGCTCCAACAAATTCTCCTCCATTACCTTATTTTCCTGACTATAATGACACAAATGCAGTTTTGGACTACTATGTTAGCCTCAAGGGCTTAACTGAAACATACCCTCATGAAGTCCCTAAACATATCACCACTCATATTCTAACCACCCTTTCGATTAACACACTTCCATGCCGTAAAGACCAAACCTGTGCAGGACCAAATGGAACACGTTTAACCTCTACCATGAACAACATAAGCTTTAATGCCCCCAGCATTGACATCCTAGAAGCCTATTACTATCACATCAATGGAGTGTTTGATAGGGGGTTTCCTAGATTTCCACCATTGAAATTTGACTATACTGCAGAGTATTTGCCTCTGGATCTTGAGATACCAAAGAAAGGAACCAAGGTTGCTGTTATTAAATATGGTTCAACAAtggaaatggtttttcaagggacAAACTTGGTTACAGGGATAGACCATCCAATACATGTCCATGGATTTAGTATCTTTGCTGTTGGATATGGGTTAGGGAATTTTGATAAAGAGAAGGACCCCATCTCCTACAATCTCTATGATCCTCCCCTTATCAATACAATACTAGTGCCTAAGAATGGTTGGGCTGCCATAAGGTTCCATGCTCTTAACCC AGGGGTGTGGTTTGTGCATTGCCATCTAGATAGACACCTCTCTTGGGGCATGGAAACTGTGCTTATTGTAACCAATGGAAAACGAGATGCTGTAATACTACCTCCACCTCCAGATATGCCCCCCTGTTGA